Part of the Kushneria marisflavi genome, CGCCCCGGATGGGGCGGCGGCAAGGCGGGTCAGACGTTGTTCTGTTCGATGCCCTGAATATACCAGGGCGCCTGGTCGCGGACTTCACGAATCAAATGCCAGGTTTCGTTGAATTCGTTTTCCTGGCCATCCTCTTTCATGATGCCGTGGAACAACACTGTAGCCTCGGCCTGCTGACCGTATTCGCGTACATCGCCAAGCTCAGCAAACAGACGCACGATCTCGGTCTGGTTATTGGCGCTCTGCTCGGCACGCTCCTTGCGCAGCAGGTTATAGAGTTCAGGCGTGACAAACTCCTGAATCTTTTCAAAGTCGTTGTTGTCCCAGGCGCGTTGCAGGTTCATGAAGTGCTCCTTGGCACCGGACAGAAACTGCTCGCGACTAAACCAGGCAGGCTCGCTGGCCATGGCCGCACCGCCCATGGCACCAGCCGTGCCGCTGGAGGTGCCACCAAAATCGTGCGCCTGACGCTGCTGAGGCTGTTGATGCGCGTCGTGGGCACCGGTATTGGTGGCTCGACGCCGTGCGGCCAGCACCTTCCAGGCAATAAAGCCCAAAAGCGCGATCAGCAGGATATCCATGAAGCGGATACCGTCGAAGGCGCCGCCGAAAAACAGCGAGGCCAGAAGGCCGCCGGCCATGATGCCTGCCAGCGGGCCCATGAAGCGCGACATGCCACCACCGGCGGCACGAGTGCCCTGCTGGGCCTGCCGTGGCGGTGTCGTGGCCTGACTGCTGCTTGGGCTGGCCGAGCGCGAGTAGCTGCCAAAGCTCTTGCCGCCGCCGAAACGCTTGGCGTCGGCGTGCTCGACCGCCAGGCCAAAGCTCATCAGACCGATGAGCAGGGTAATCAATAGATGACGCATGAGAGATCCTCCCGATAAATGCATCATTGAGTGGTGGTCAACCGACCATCATTACGCTTGCGGCGTCTCGCGGGTAAATACCCAGCTGCGCTGATCCGAAAGCTCCGCGTTGAACCGGTAGCCGCCCCCGTCAAAGGCTTTCAGATCATCACGCTTTTCAAGTCTTTGCTGCACCATCCAGGCGCTCATCATGCCGCGCGCCTTCTTGGCATAAAAACTGATGACCTTGTACTGCCCGTTTTTAGCATCCTTGAACACCGGCGTGATGACATCACTGCCAAGACGCCTGCGATCAATGGCGCCAAAATATTCGTTGGAGGCCAGGTTGATCAGTACCCGATCACCGCCGCTCTCGCGCACGGCCTGATCGAGATCCTGTGTCAGTCGCTCGCGCCAGAACGCGTAAAGGTCGCGTCCGGCCGGGTTTTCAAGTTTCGTCCCCATTTCCAGACGATAGGGCTGCATCAGATCCAGCGGCCTGAGCATGCCGTAGAGCCCTGACAGAATCCGCAGGTGCGACTGCGCCCATTCAAGGTCATCCTCATGCCACCCTGAGGCCTCAAGGCCCGTATAGACGTCGCCCTGAAAGGCCAGGATCGCCTGTTTGGCGTTGTCCTGATCAAACGGTGTCTGCCACTGCTCGAAGCGGGCCACGTTGAGCCCGGCCAGCTTGTCGCTGATGCCCATTAACTTCGACAGCGCCTGCGGCGAATAGTCGCGCAGAATGTCGATCAACTGCCGGCTCTGGTCCAGATAATCCGGTTGCGAGGCAATCGTCACGTTGGACGGCGTTTCAAAATCCAGCGTCTTGGCTGGGGACAGCACGCTCAGCATGCAGATTCTCCGCTCATGATGTCACTGATTATACCCCCTCCGGCGCTGGCGTCAGACTGCCTTAAGTCAGTGCCAGGCCAGAGGGGAAAGCCTGTTTCCGGGTGTGCGGAGTAAGGCTCAGGGGCAGGGGTTGGGCAGACGCTTGTGGACGCCTTCGATGGCCTCGATAACCTCATCGGAAAGCGTCATGCCTTCGCTTGCGATGTTGTGATCGAGCTGCTCGAGCGTAGTGGCCCCTATGATGTTGCTGGTCAGGAAGGGGCGCGTGTTGACCCATGCCAGCGCCATCTGGGCCGGGCTGAGATCAAAGCGTCGGGCAATATCGACATAGGCCCAGGTGGCTTCCTCGGCCAGCGTCGAGTTATAGCGCTGGAAGCGATCAAACAGGGTCAGCCGCGCCCCGTCCGGCCTGACGCCGCCCAGGTACTTGCCGGACAGCACCCCAAAGGCCAGCGGCGAATAGGCCAGCAGCCCGACATTTTCACGATGACTGATCTCGGCCATGCCGATCTCGTAGCTGCGGTTAAGCAGGTTGTAGGGGTTCTGGATCGATACCACACGCGGCAGATTCATGGTCTCGGCCAGGCGCAGGCAGGTCATCGTGCCCCATGGCGTTTCGTTGGAAAGGCCGATGGTGCGGATCTTGCCGGCGTCCACGGCTTCCTTGAGCGCCGATAGGGTCTCTTCCAGCGGTGTCGCGTCCGGTGCCTCTTCGTGGTGATAATCCAGCTGGCCGAAGTAGTTGGCGGGGCGGTCCGGCCAGTGCAACTGATAAAGGTCGAGATAGTCGGTATTCAGGCGCTTGAGGCTGTCATCGAGCGCCTGATGGATCTGCGTGCGTGACAGTTTCGGCCCGCCACGCAAATGCTCCATGCCACGCCCGGCACCGGCCACCTTGCTGGCCAGCACGATATCGTCACGCCGGCCGCGTGCCTTCAGCCAGCTGCCGATGTAGGCCTCGGTGCGGCCCTGGGTCTCGCCACCCGGCGGGACCGGGTACATTTCGGCGGTATCGATAAAGTCGATGCCGGCGGCCATCGCGCGATCGAGCTGCTCGTGGGCCTGGGCCTCACTGTTTTGCTCGCCAAAGGTCATGGTGCCAAGACAAAGCCGGCTGACCGTAATACCACTGTCACCGAGAGGACGTCTTTCCATGGGGTCTCCAGAGCCTTTAAAAGCGGGTGAATGCCCATGTTAGACGGGTGCCGATGCGCGGGCAAACACAGGGCTTGAGTCACCTCCCACACAGGCGTATATTGCCGGCCTCGCTGCCCCGGGTGAACAACACCCGAAGGTGCGACAACATTGAGGCTATCCCTCTTTTTTGTTCTTGTTCTGCAGGTGATAAGTCACCTTCACGGCAACAGTCATTCGCATCAGTGCCCGATCCCTGCCACGCTACAGGCCAGACAGGGCATGAATCGAACGCTGGAACTCACAAGGTTGGTTGTTATGCTGCGGTCTGCTCAAGTATTCACACAGCTTGAATATCGTCTGGCATCGCGTTTGATGCAGGCCCCATGGCTGGAAGGCTCTGCGCACAAGCGTCGTTTGACCCTTCATCTGTTTCGTCGCTGTGCCAATGCCGGTCATGTGGATGCACTCTCCACCTATGGGGTGATGCTGTTTCGCCGTGGCCAGTCGGCACGCGACAAGGCCCGGGGCGTGCGCTGCGTCGTTCAGGCCGCCGAGGCCGGTCATCCCGAAGCGCAGTACCAGGTCGGTCATATCTATGAGCATGGCTGCACCCAGATCGCGCGTCGTGTGGATCGAGCAGTGACCTGGTATGCCCGTGCGGCCGAAGCCGGCCATGCCGGTGCTGCGCAGCGCCTGTCCCGCGCCTTTGATCATGGTGAGCTCGGACTGCCGGTCGACCCCGAACGCTCGCGCCACTGGCGTCTGGTAGACGATGCGTCTACGGGTGTACGGCAGATGACCTCGATCTCTGCGAGCGCGCCTGCCCTGCAGTAACGAAGACCCAGGCTCCGGTGAGAACACGAAAAAGCCCGAATCCACTGGATTCGGGCTTTTTTAATGTCCGACGTTTGTCACCGGATCAAATGGTCTCAGGCGCCGGAAACGCCCATCAGTACCTTTCCGGTACTGGTGTTCTCTTCCAGGTAGCGCATGGCTTCATCAGCTTCCTGAATGGAGAAAGTGCGATCGACCAGCGGCTTGACCCGGCCGGTCTCCAGCAGCGGCCAGACATGGGCGTGCAGGGCGTCCATGACGCTGCCCTTGCCCGCCGGTGAGCGCGAGCGCAGGGTCGAGCCGATCAGGCGCTGGCGTTTCATCAGCATGCGGCCCAGATCCACCTGGGTCTCCCGACCACCCATGAAGCCGATCAAAATGATGCGGCCATCGAGGTTGAGCACCTGCTGGTTCCATTCGATATATTCGCCGGCGACCGGGTCCAGCACCACATCGACGCCGCCCCAGTTCTGGACGGCTTCAACAAAGCTGCCGTCGTGGCGATTCCAGCCGGCTTCGGCGCCCAGCGACTTGCAGGCCTCGATCTTGTCCTGACTGCCAACGGTCACAAAGCATGGGTTGTTGAAGGCACGACAGAGCTGAATGGCGGCGGTGCCAACGCCACTGGCGCCGGCATGCAGCAGTACCCGTTCGCCTTCGCGCAGATCAGCTTCCATGTAGAGGTTAAGCCAGGCGGTAGCAAATACCTCGGGCAGGGCGGCGGCATCGCGCAGGGTCATGCCTTCAGGAATGCGCAGCGCCTGGGCTTCATTGACGAGAACCTGCTCGGCGTAGCCGCCACCGGCGAGAAGCGCACAGACCTGATCGCCCACTCGAAAGCGCTCGACGGAAGGACCGACGCTTGTGACCACGCCACTGACTTCCAGACCGAGAATCTCGGACGCTCCCTGAGGCGGTGGATAGCCACCGTCACGCTGAAGCACGTCAGCGCGATTCATGCCTGCCCAAGCCACATCGATCAGAATTTCGCTGCCGCCCGGAGAGGGCAGGTCCTTGTGCTCACACCACTGAAGGTGCGAATCCTTGACGGCGATGGCGTACATGCAGTGCTACTCCTGAAAAATTGAGATTTAGTCGAACAGGGCATCCAGCAGATCATTCGACGTGCTGGCGCTGATCAGCGTGGCGCGCGTATCGGCGTTGAGAAAGCCTGTCTCGACCGTGTTATCCAGAAACTGTAGCAGGGGATCAAAGAAGTGCTCATGATTGAGCAGCCCGATGGGTTTGCCATGCAGGCCCAGATAGCGCCAGGTCCAGATCTCGAAAAATTCCTCGAAGGTACCGATGCCCCCCGGCAGCGTAACGAAGGCATCGCTGTGGGCCGCCATCTGGGCCTTGCGGGTATGCATGTCCGGCACCCTGATCAGCTCGGTCAGTCCCGTGTGGGCCACTTCACGATCGACAAGATGGTCCGGAATGACGCCGACAACCTCGCCTCCTGCCGCCAGAGCGGCGCTGGCACAGGCGCCCATCAGGCCGGTGCGCCCGCCTCCGTACACCAGACGCCAGCCCCGCTGGGCGATGCCTGTGCCCACGGCTTCGGCCAGCTGTTGCCAGTGCGGTGCGTGGCCACTGCGAGAGCCCATGTAAACGCAGACGCTGAGGCCTTCATAAGGCCGGGTATGGCTGTTCATGACGATTCCTGCTGCTGGTGGTTCACACGGATAACGCGGTCCGGTGTTTAATCAACGCTTGCGGCAACCTGCGGATAGTGCTCATCGATCCAGGCGCCGATGGCGTTATGGTCACTGATGTGATGGGCATACTGCGTATGCAGACAGCGGACCTGCTGCCAGTTGGTAATGCCGCCGACACCACGTTCGGTCAGGGCTTTCGTAAAGCCCAGTCGCTCGATCTCGGCACGCTCCTGCTCGCTTATCCATGACCAGCGCTTTTGCACGTAGGCTTCATGGCTCTGACGGTAGGCCTCACGCAGCGCCTCGTTGTCCTTGAGATGTGCCTCGAGACGCTTGATCACACCATCGGCTTCAAGGTGCGACAGGGCCACGGTCAGCTCGCGACTGCAGAGCCAGTAAAGCGTCGGGAAGGGTTTGCCTTCCACCAGCGGGGCGACGCGCAGGGCCAGCGGCGTGCCGTGGCTGTCTTCGGCGCTGACAGCCTGCAGGCCGCGCGGTGTGCGGCCCAGCTGCTGTGTGATGATATCGAGCTGGGCGTCACTGGGGGCGTGGTCGGTACGAATGATCATGGTCGGATAGGCAGTTCGACGTGGGCACGAAGCGCACGATCGTGAAAGGAAAAGAGCACTCGCCGCGTGTGCGAAAACGGGGTTGCATCATAGACATGCCCCAGGCCGGCGGCAAGGCGTGCACCACCATCTTATACTGACGGTCAGTCCGGTCGCGAACCTGTTCTGGCACTGTCAGGGAGATGCCATGTCACCAAATGAGGACACCCCCTCGAGTTGCTGTGCGCTTTGCGAGCGTCAGGGTGTGGCGCTGACGCGTCATCATCTGATCCCGCGGGCGCTGCATGGGCGCAAGCGGTTTCGCAAGCGCTTCAGCCGCGAGGAGATGAAAGGCGATATCCTGATGATCTGTCGGCCCTGTCATAACCACATTCATCGCATGCTCAGCGAACGCGAGATGGCTGAAAGCTACCACACGCGTGAGGCGCTGCTGGCGCAGCCCGACATTGCCGAGTTTGCCCGCTGGCTCTCGAGTCGCCCGGCCGGCTTCAAGCCCAGGTCGCCGAGTCGTCGCCAGCGCTGAGAACGGATGAGCATCGCTTAAAGGAGTCGCTGGGCACCGTGATCATGCCAGGCCTGGGGCAGGCGCGCCTCAAGTGCCGGAGCAAGCCAGTCCGGCAGTGCCTCGCTGGCCTGTTCGAGACTTTCCCAGCGACGCAGACGGACCCACGCCCAGGCCCAGCCATCACACTGTGACGGTGTCCGAGGCATGGGGTGCGCCGGCATCTGGGAAAGCAGAAAAAGCGCGCTTCGCGTGGCCCAGGCCGGCGGATGATCCGCGTTTGAACATGGGGCCGCCCAGCGTTGGAGCGTGTCACCGTCCGGGTCCTGTGCCGGGTCTCCGAGCCCGGCAATGCGGGCGGTATCGGCCAGAATGATGCCCAGCTTTTCAGGCGTGGTATCGCCAATCTCGAGCCAGCGCTCGATCAGGGAAGGCAGGCCGGACATGGCGCTGGTATAAAAGTCACTATCGGTCATGATGAGATCTGTTCAAAAGCGTGGGATCAATCAAGGATAACGATGCCGCCAGCATCACGACATCATGCATTCAATCACGTTTCGGTCAGTGCCTGACCGGACCTGAGTTTCGGGGAGACAGCATGTCGCAGGACAGTGCCGACTTTGATTTTACGACACCGCTGGATCGGCGCGTGTACCCTACCACCAAATGGCATCTGTATGATGAAGACGTGTTGCCGCTATGGGTGGCCGACATGGACTTTGCCGTGGCACCAGCCATTCAGACGGCGTTGGCCGAACGGCTGGCGCATCCGGTCTTTGGCTATACGCATGCCGATAAAACGCTGAAGCAGACTCT contains:
- a CDS encoding Tim44 domain-containing protein, whose protein sequence is MRHLLITLLIGLMSFGLAVEHADAKRFGGGKSFGSYSRSASPSSSQATTPPRQAQQGTRAAGGGMSRFMGPLAGIMAGGLLASLFFGGAFDGIRFMDILLIALLGFIAWKVLAARRRATNTGAHDAHQQPQQRQAHDFGGTSSGTAGAMGGAAMASEPAWFSREQFLSGAKEHFMNLQRAWDNNDFEKIQEFVTPELYNLLRKERAEQSANNQTEIVRLFAELGDVREYGQQAEATVLFHGIMKEDGQENEFNETWHLIREVRDQAPWYIQGIEQNNV
- the yaaA gene encoding peroxide stress protein YaaA; the protein is MLSVLSPAKTLDFETPSNVTIASQPDYLDQSRQLIDILRDYSPQALSKLMGISDKLAGLNVARFEQWQTPFDQDNAKQAILAFQGDVYTGLEASGWHEDDLEWAQSHLRILSGLYGMLRPLDLMQPYRLEMGTKLENPAGRDLYAFWRERLTQDLDQAVRESGGDRVLINLASNEYFGAIDRRRLGSDVITPVFKDAKNGQYKVISFYAKKARGMMSAWMVQQRLEKRDDLKAFDGGGYRFNAELSDQRSWVFTRETPQA
- a CDS encoding NAD(P)H-quinone oxidoreductase → MYAIAVKDSHLQWCEHKDLPSPGGSEILIDVAWAGMNRADVLQRDGGYPPPQGASEILGLEVSGVVTSVGPSVERFRVGDQVCALLAGGGYAEQVLVNEAQALRIPEGMTLRDAAALPEVFATAWLNLYMEADLREGERVLLHAGASGVGTAAIQLCRAFNNPCFVTVGSQDKIEACKSLGAEAGWNRHDGSFVEAVQNWGGVDVVLDPVAGEYIEWNQQVLNLDGRIILIGFMGGRETQVDLGRMLMKRQRLIGSTLRSRSPAGKGSVMDALHAHVWPLLETGRVKPLVDRTFSIQEADEAMRYLEENTSTGKVLMGVSGA
- a CDS encoding LOG family protein gives rise to the protein MNSHTRPYEGLSVCVYMGSRSGHAPHWQQLAEAVGTGIAQRGWRLVYGGGRTGLMGACASAALAAGGEVVGVIPDHLVDREVAHTGLTELIRVPDMHTRKAQMAAHSDAFVTLPGGIGTFEEFFEIWTWRYLGLHGKPIGLLNHEHFFDPLLQFLDNTVETGFLNADTRATLISASTSNDLLDALFD
- a CDS encoding tetratricopeptide repeat protein, translated to MLRSAQVFTQLEYRLASRLMQAPWLEGSAHKRRLTLHLFRRCANAGHVDALSTYGVMLFRRGQSARDKARGVRCVVQAAEAGHPEAQYQVGHIYEHGCTQIARRVDRAVTWYARAAEAGHAGAAQRLSRAFDHGELGLPVDPERSRHWRLVDDASTGVRQMTSISASAPALQ
- a CDS encoding NADP(H)-dependent aldo-keto reductase, which produces MERRPLGDSGITVSRLCLGTMTFGEQNSEAQAHEQLDRAMAAGIDFIDTAEMYPVPPGGETQGRTEAYIGSWLKARGRRDDIVLASKVAGAGRGMEHLRGGPKLSRTQIHQALDDSLKRLNTDYLDLYQLHWPDRPANYFGQLDYHHEEAPDATPLEETLSALKEAVDAGKIRTIGLSNETPWGTMTCLRLAETMNLPRVVSIQNPYNLLNRSYEIGMAEISHRENVGLLAYSPLAFGVLSGKYLGGVRPDGARLTLFDRFQRYNSTLAEEATWAYVDIARRFDLSPAQMALAWVNTRPFLTSNIIGATTLEQLDHNIASEGMTLSDEVIEAIEGVHKRLPNPCP
- a CDS encoding DUF501 domain-containing protein; this translates as MIIRTDHAPSDAQLDIITQQLGRTPRGLQAVSAEDSHGTPLALRVAPLVEGKPFPTLYWLCSRELTVALSHLEADGVIKRLEAHLKDNEALREAYRQSHEAYVQKRWSWISEQERAEIERLGFTKALTERGVGGITNWQQVRCLHTQYAHHISDHNAIGAWIDEHYPQVAASVD